A section of the Chlamydiales bacterium STE3 genome encodes:
- a CDS encoding Deoxyguanosinetriphosphate triphosphohydrolase-like protein (Product derived from UniProtKB/Swiss-Prot:B5YJG7), which translates to MTETTFTNFVNHKKILEDALDAEANFLNRKAALSKNHERQKPLEMDHRLPYKRDVDRILHSKAYARYADKTQVVYLVQNDHITHRSLHVQLVSNFSRGISEILKLNTDLVEAIALGHDVGHPPFGHEGEGYLSQLSFEFGQGHFAHPAQSCRLFTHIEPLNLGFAVYDGFLCHDGGMSGCCLKPHFNKTWENHFQEVKEKAFNPNKNFLPATLEGCLVKLCDTISYIGRDIEDAISLGILDRSIVPKTILGNSNGEILSRLACDVIEQSYGKDYIALSEEAYQALVTLRLFNFKNIYRHPKLKVESTKIRKAYRLLFIQLLEDLHSFGEKSYIWKNYIHNKPEEYRQSLDPVKGVIDYISGMTDKYFIRTLENLVIPQQIEIK; encoded by the coding sequence ATGACAGAGACAACTTTTACTAATTTTGTTAATCACAAAAAGATTTTAGAAGATGCGCTTGACGCAGAGGCTAATTTTCTCAATCGGAAAGCGGCCCTTTCTAAAAATCACGAGCGCCAAAAGCCTTTGGAAATGGATCACCGGCTTCCTTACAAAAGGGATGTCGACCGTATTCTCCATTCTAAAGCTTATGCGCGCTATGCTGATAAAACTCAGGTCGTCTATCTTGTCCAAAACGATCATATCACGCATAGAAGCCTTCATGTTCAACTTGTCAGTAATTTTTCTCGGGGAATCTCAGAAATACTTAAATTAAATACGGATTTGGTAGAAGCTATTGCTCTTGGCCATGATGTGGGGCATCCACCTTTCGGACATGAAGGGGAAGGGTATCTTTCGCAACTCTCCTTTGAATTTGGTCAAGGTCATTTTGCTCATCCAGCTCAATCTTGCAGATTATTTACTCATATAGAGCCGCTAAATCTAGGGTTTGCTGTCTATGATGGATTCCTTTGTCACGATGGGGGGATGAGTGGATGTTGTTTAAAACCTCATTTTAACAAGACCTGGGAGAATCACTTCCAAGAAGTAAAAGAGAAGGCGTTTAATCCCAATAAGAATTTTCTGCCGGCTACTTTAGAAGGATGCTTAGTAAAATTATGTGACACGATAAGTTACATAGGGCGGGATATCGAAGATGCGATTAGCTTAGGTATCTTAGACCGCAGCATCGTACCTAAGACCATTTTGGGAAATTCCAATGGAGAGATTTTAAGCCGCCTAGCTTGTGATGTCATTGAGCAAAGCTATGGCAAGGATTATATTGCCTTGTCGGAAGAGGCTTATCAGGCATTAGTAACGTTGCGACTTTTTAATTTTAAGAATATTTATCGCCATCCGAAACTTAAGGTAGAATCTACAAAAATCCGCAAAGCTTATAGACTGCTTTTTATTCAACTTTTAGAAGATTTACACAGCTTTGGAGAAAAGAGCTACATCTGGAAAAATTATATACATAACAAACCGGAAGAATACAGGCAATCCTTAGATCCAGTGAAAGGAGTGATCGATTACATTTCTGGGATGACTGATAAGTACTTTATCCGTACGCTTGAGAATCTAGTGATACCTCAACAAATTGAAATTAAGTGA